Proteins encoded in a region of the Enterococcus gilvus ATCC BAA-350 genome:
- a CDS encoding helix-turn-helix domain-containing protein: MLYEELMFDASLLLRFNIFKYLNQSTKQVLAISQLSEDLDLNYQQSVIELNEIDQELAEIRPNHETIMMRAGKVNLENLNATIDEYRYHLLQQAVPFQFILYFLNEENPTIEQFCEKYFVSRSTVSRKIDKLKKHLKRFNIRFTYTEAGMSGDERLIRLALFDLLWLGTRGIECPLDVDQHQLAKIMDTYKDYFPLSRTYFGNQEIKLFTSINMIRVSNKKFVKYDPRYNFLMKDNPYYDFTSLRELVDVPMTTRQLKGESSFIYFLAHYSPFYTIRDDQSMKQTIHDFDARPNPVNDFVMEFCTFAKKALFPDRPEIMDDPLVVANMLNITFGYFIFRQPFPSIIELVLDPEAKQTRGEYILFQNIQNFMQLAKENPSYSFISSIHPMITRAFKRLLLPYFNQFPYAHNLKVGIALEHNAIFVRDLYRFLEDLRFIDAEPYDVSLKDDYDLIISSSSLLKKEKPNIQLYQLDFPYTKNELVPLYLELRNIYDKKNRVYE; this comes from the coding sequence ATGTTATATGAGGAACTTATGTTTGATGCGTCGCTCCTCTTACGTTTTAATATTTTTAAATATTTAAATCAGTCCACCAAGCAAGTGTTAGCAATCAGTCAATTGTCAGAAGATTTAGATTTAAACTACCAGCAAAGTGTGATTGAATTAAATGAAATAGATCAAGAATTAGCGGAGATTCGGCCCAACCATGAAACGATCATGATGCGCGCCGGCAAAGTGAATTTAGAAAACTTAAATGCTACGATCGATGAGTATCGTTACCACTTGTTGCAACAGGCCGTCCCATTCCAGTTCATCTTATACTTCTTGAATGAAGAAAATCCAACAATTGAACAATTTTGTGAAAAATATTTTGTGAGCCGCTCCACCGTTTCCCGGAAGATCGACAAACTTAAAAAACACTTGAAACGCTTCAATATTCGCTTTACATACACAGAAGCCGGCATGTCCGGTGATGAACGCTTGATTCGTTTAGCGTTATTCGACCTTTTATGGCTTGGAACTCGCGGAATTGAATGCCCGTTAGATGTCGACCAGCATCAATTGGCGAAGATCATGGATACGTACAAGGACTATTTCCCTCTGTCACGCACTTATTTCGGCAATCAGGAGATCAAGCTATTCACCAGCATCAACATGATCCGTGTCAGCAATAAAAAGTTCGTCAAATACGATCCTCGCTATAATTTCTTGATGAAGGACAATCCTTACTATGATTTTACGTCCTTACGGGAATTAGTAGATGTTCCCATGACGACCCGTCAATTGAAAGGTGAATCCAGTTTTATTTATTTCTTGGCGCACTACTCACCCTTCTATACGATTCGAGACGATCAAAGCATGAAACAGACGATCCATGACTTCGATGCTCGTCCAAATCCGGTCAATGATTTTGTTATGGAGTTCTGTACCTTTGCCAAAAAGGCATTGTTCCCAGATCGTCCGGAAATTATGGATGACCCTTTGGTTGTGGCAAATATGCTGAACATCACGTTCGGCTACTTTATTTTCCGTCAGCCGTTTCCTAGCATTATTGAATTGGTGCTGGACCCAGAAGCGAAGCAAACACGAGGCGAATACATTTTATTCCAAAACATCCAAAATTTCATGCAATTAGCTAAAGAGAATCCTTCTTACAGCTTTATCAGTTCGATCCATCCAATGATCACACGTGCCTTCAAGCGCTTATTATTGCCTTACTTTAATCAGTTTCCTTATGCGCATAATTTAAAAGTAGGGATCGCGTTAGAGCACAATGCAATTTTCGTTCGCGACTTGTACCGTTTCTTGGAAGATCTGCGCTTCATTGATGCCGAGCCTTACGACGTGTCCTTGAAAGACGATTATGATCTGATCATCAGTTCTTCTTCCTTGTTGAAAAAGGAAAAACCAAATATTCAATTGTACCAACTGGATTTCCCTTATACTAAGAATGAACTTGTCCCGCTTTATTTAGAGCTGCGAAATATTTACGACAAAAAGAACCGAGTATACGAATAA
- a CDS encoding ABC transporter permease subunit (The N-terminal region of this protein, as described by TIGR01726, is a three transmembrane segment that identifies a subfamily of ABC transporter permease subunits, which specificities that include histidine, arginine, glutamine, glutamate, L-cystine (sic), the opines (in Agrobacterium) octopine and nopaline, etc.), with protein MNRRKFSVIALIALFISFLGAPLITHADDKTPEGELRVGMEAGYAPFNWTQKDDRNGAVQIQGDRAYAGGYDVQMAKKIADKMNRKLVVVKTEWDGLLPALQSGKIDAIIAGMSPTAERRKEVDFSDPYYESQLVIVTRKDTKYAKATNIKDFAGAKITAQLSTFHYDVIPQIPDVNKQEAMDNFPAMRVALESGTIDGYVSERPEGVTAESVNPDLKMVEFDKANGFQTNPEDVQVSVGMRKGDANMAQVNQILSGISQDERVKVMDQAIKDQPATDETQNASGKKENVFVRILKQNGSMFLRGTGMTLLLAIVGTTVGTLIGLLIGVFRTIPESDNSAKRGLQKVFGWLLNAYIEIFRGTPMIVQSAVIYYGIAMAFGIDLNRTAAALFIVSINTGAYMSEIVRGGIFAVDKGQFEAAHAIGMTHGQTMRKVVLPQVLRNILPATGNELVINIKDTSVLSIISVSELFFQGKSAAGTNYMFFQTYFIICVIYFVLTFTATRLLRVVEKKMDGPSAYVRIEEVDVAVGEDK; from the coding sequence ATGAATAGAAGAAAATTTTCAGTTATCGCACTTATCGCATTATTCATTTCTTTTTTAGGAGCACCGTTGATTACACACGCGGATGACAAAACACCTGAAGGAGAGTTACGGGTCGGCATGGAAGCCGGCTATGCACCGTTCAACTGGACGCAAAAGGATGATCGGAATGGCGCCGTTCAGATCCAAGGAGATCGAGCCTACGCTGGCGGTTACGATGTCCAAATGGCGAAAAAAATTGCGGACAAAATGAACCGTAAGCTGGTCGTCGTCAAAACCGAATGGGACGGCTTATTGCCCGCCCTTCAATCTGGCAAGATCGACGCGATCATCGCCGGGATGTCTCCAACAGCGGAACGCCGGAAGGAAGTCGACTTTTCCGATCCTTATTACGAATCACAATTGGTTATCGTTACACGGAAAGATACAAAATATGCCAAAGCGACAAACATCAAAGATTTTGCGGGGGCAAAAATCACCGCACAGTTAAGTACATTCCATTATGACGTTATTCCTCAGATCCCTGACGTGAACAAACAGGAAGCCATGGACAATTTCCCAGCAATGCGTGTTGCTTTGGAATCGGGAACCATCGATGGCTACGTCAGTGAACGACCAGAAGGCGTGACGGCGGAAAGTGTCAATCCTGACCTTAAAATGGTGGAATTTGACAAAGCAAACGGGTTCCAAACCAACCCTGAAGATGTTCAGGTGTCGGTCGGCATGCGTAAAGGCGACGCTAATATGGCCCAGGTCAATCAGATCTTGTCCGGCATCTCTCAAGACGAACGGGTGAAGGTCATGGACCAAGCCATCAAAGATCAGCCAGCGACGGATGAAACGCAAAACGCTTCTGGGAAAAAAGAAAATGTCTTCGTTCGTATCTTGAAACAAAACGGTTCGATGTTCTTACGAGGAACAGGAATGACCTTACTGCTTGCTATTGTGGGAACAACGGTTGGGACTTTGATCGGTTTATTGATCGGTGTCTTTCGGACGATCCCTGAATCAGATAATTCTGCAAAACGCGGTCTGCAAAAAGTGTTTGGCTGGTTATTGAATGCCTACATTGAAATTTTCCGCGGCACACCGATGATCGTACAATCTGCCGTTATCTATTACGGGATCGCGATGGCTTTCGGGATCGACTTGAATCGAACGGCTGCTGCATTGTTTATTGTTTCTATTAATACGGGGGCCTATATGTCTGAGATCGTCCGCGGCGGGATCTTCGCAGTCGATAAAGGACAGTTCGAAGCGGCTCATGCGATCGGGATGACCCATGGTCAAACGATGCGTAAAGTGGTCTTGCCGCAAGTGTTACGAAACATTCTGCCAGCAACGGGGAATGAATTGGTTATCAATATTAAAGATACCTCTGTATTGAGTATCATCTCTGTTTCTGAATTGTTCTTCCAAGGGAAATCCGCGGCTGGAACGAACTATATGTTCTTCCAAACGTATTTCATCATCTGTGTGATCTACTTTGTCTTGACCTTCACTGCCACTCGTCTCTTACGTGTCGTTGAGAAGAAAATGGACGGCCCTTCAGCCTATGTTCGTATTGAAGAGGTTGATGTAGCTGTCGGAGAAGATAAATAA
- a CDS encoding NAD-dependent protein deacylase: protein MEITVDLAAEMLQQHKKMTFLTGAGVSTPSGVPDYRSLQGVYHGLEAPEYLLSNECLVREPEKFYQFVKHLYHEEARPNVIHQAMAAMEKTKDIWVVSQNIDGLHAAAGSEKLVNFHGSLYECYCRKCGKSVSVSDYLQSDRHKECGGQIRPDIVLYGEGFEEGVIQQAVSAVKNAELVVIVGTSFQVHPFCDLIYEKRRDAQVMVINQTPIQLAGAYTFVQANGVEVFEKL from the coding sequence ATGGAAATCACAGTTGATCTGGCTGCAGAGATGCTCCAGCAGCATAAAAAAATGACCTTTCTAACTGGAGCAGGTGTTTCCACGCCATCAGGAGTCCCAGATTACCGCTCACTCCAAGGCGTGTACCACGGACTGGAGGCACCAGAGTATTTATTAAGCAACGAATGCCTGGTACGCGAACCAGAAAAATTTTATCAATTTGTCAAACACTTATACCATGAAGAGGCGCGGCCCAATGTCATTCATCAAGCCATGGCAGCGATGGAGAAGACAAAAGACATTTGGGTCGTTTCCCAAAATATCGACGGGTTGCATGCGGCGGCTGGCAGCGAAAAACTCGTTAATTTCCACGGGTCGCTGTACGAGTGCTATTGTCGGAAGTGCGGAAAATCAGTATCCGTATCAGACTATCTGCAAAGCGATCGTCACAAGGAGTGCGGCGGTCAAATTCGTCCTGACATCGTGTTGTATGGTGAGGGATTTGAAGAAGGCGTCATTCAACAAGCCGTTTCAGCAGTCAAAAATGCGGAACTTGTGGTAATCGTCGGGACGAGCTTTCAAGTTCATCCGTTTTGTGATTTAATTTATGAAAAACGCAGAGATGCGCAAGTCATGGTCATCAATCAAACACCGATCCAGTTAGCCGGTGCATATACGTTTGTACAGGCGAATGGAGTGGAGGTATTTGAAAAGCTATAA
- a CDS encoding TMEM175 family protein, which translates to MTKSRLEAFTDGVVAIVLTVLVLDIQIPDAPTLASLLSITNTLFAYTVSFIFVAVIWVNHHRMMQMAEKINYKVIWANIFWLFWLTLCPAVTSWVGRNPGEFWPEVSYVMVYTMWSFSYGVLSKKVITANDPESHVAKVLTRDRRSRLSMLINLAVLAGVFVYPPIGIFGRFLVSGIWIVSYRKADEYYHKVFGKKNRGRSA; encoded by the coding sequence ATGACAAAGTCGCGTTTAGAAGCATTTACGGATGGCGTGGTTGCGATCGTTTTGACAGTCCTCGTGTTGGATATTCAGATACCAGACGCGCCAACACTCGCTTCACTGCTGAGCATAACAAACACATTGTTCGCCTATACGGTGAGTTTTATTTTCGTGGCAGTCATCTGGGTGAACCATCATCGCATGATGCAGATGGCGGAAAAGATCAATTATAAGGTTATCTGGGCAAATATTTTTTGGTTATTTTGGCTAACGTTATGTCCGGCCGTCACGAGCTGGGTAGGACGCAATCCTGGAGAATTTTGGCCAGAGGTTTCTTATGTCATGGTCTACACGATGTGGAGTTTTTCTTACGGGGTGTTATCAAAAAAAGTCATTACCGCCAATGACCCAGAGAGTCATGTTGCGAAAGTTTTGACACGGGATCGCCGCAGCAGATTATCTATGCTGATCAATTTAGCAGTTTTGGCAGGCGTGTTTGTTTATCCGCCGATCGGGATCTTTGGACGTTTTCTAGTTTCAGGGATTTGGATCGTTTCATATCGGAAAGCAGACGAATATTACCACAAAGTTTTCGGCAAAAAAAATCGCGGCAGAAGTGCGTAA
- a CDS encoding amino acid ABC transporter ATP-binding protein has product MSSIIEIEHLKKSFGDNLVLKDISMNVNKGEVVTIIGASGSGKSTFLRCINLLETPTDGKILYQGDNVLAPGYNLPKYRTHLGMVFQSFNLFNNMNVLQNCMSGQVTVLGRKEEEAKKVALENLEKVGMARFVDAKPAQLSGGQKQRVAIARALSMNPEVMLFDEPTSALDPEMVGDVLHIMKKLAESGLTMVIVTHEMAFAKEVSDRVIFMDQGVIAEQGTPEDIFVHPKEARTKEFLHRVLHPEP; this is encoded by the coding sequence ATGAGCAGTATTATTGAAATCGAACATTTGAAGAAAAGCTTCGGCGATAACCTCGTCTTAAAAGATATCAGTATGAACGTCAACAAAGGAGAAGTGGTAACGATCATCGGTGCCTCTGGTTCCGGTAAATCTACCTTTCTACGTTGCATCAACTTACTAGAAACACCAACAGACGGCAAAATCTTATACCAAGGGGACAATGTTCTAGCCCCTGGTTACAATCTGCCGAAATATCGGACGCATTTGGGAATGGTTTTCCAATCCTTTAACCTTTTCAACAATATGAACGTGCTGCAAAATTGCATGAGCGGTCAGGTGACCGTCTTAGGACGAAAAGAAGAGGAAGCCAAAAAAGTGGCGTTGGAAAACTTGGAGAAAGTGGGGATGGCTCGTTTCGTTGATGCGAAGCCGGCACAGCTTTCTGGGGGTCAGAAACAGCGGGTCGCAATTGCCCGTGCCCTTTCAATGAACCCGGAAGTGATGTTGTTTGACGAACCGACCTCCGCGCTAGATCCTGAAATGGTCGGCGATGTCCTGCATATTATGAAGAAATTGGCAGAGAGCGGCTTGACGATGGTCATCGTAACCCATGAAATGGCCTTCGCAAAAGAAGTGTCGGATCGTGTTATCTTCATGGACCAAGGCGTTATTGCTGAACAAGGAACTCCTGAAGACATCTTTGTCCATCCGAAAGAAGCACGGACCAAAGAATTCTTACACCGTGTGTTGCATCCAGAACCGTAA